The following are encoded in a window of Gossypium raimondii isolate GPD5lz chromosome 13, ASM2569854v1, whole genome shotgun sequence genomic DNA:
- the LOC105784484 gene encoding uncharacterized protein LOC105784484 isoform X2: MGGDLNELNINELQALEAKMDSSLLAIRERKEDDGSDSLSVQLVDEKHWEDLFIVIAVSYFKYIIVGECEDFDIFQSQDEQGVFRESYSNNIFSCSTTRISLAFAYGRGEEG; encoded by the exons ATGGGTGGAGACTTGAATGAACTTAACATTAATGAACTGCAAGCTCTTGAAGCTAAAATGGATTCTTCTTTGCTAGCTATACGTGAGAGAAAG GAGGATGATGGAAGTGATAGTCTTTCAGTTCAACTAGTAGATGAAAAACACTGGGAAGATCTCTTCATCGTTATTGCTGTG agctattttaaatatattatcgTTGGAGAATGTgaagattttgacatatttcaATCACAAGATG AGCAAGGAGTGTTTAGAGAAAGTTACTCAAACAATATCTTTTCTTGCTCAACCACGAGAATCTCACTTGCTTTTGCTTACGG GAGAGGTGAAGAGGGATAG
- the LOC105784484 gene encoding uncharacterized protein LOC105784484 isoform X1, with amino-acid sequence MGGDLNELNINELQALEAKMDSSLLAIRERKEDDGSDSLSVQLVDEKHWEDLFIVIAVSKECLEKVTQTISFLAQPRESHLLLLTGEVKRDRAAKLLGLRACNFRPRHSSKLGNEFRVFTNYDPGERLGGWEQE; translated from the exons ATGGGTGGAGACTTGAATGAACTTAACATTAATGAACTGCAAGCTCTTGAAGCTAAAATGGATTCTTCTTTGCTAGCTATACGTGAGAGAAAG GAGGATGATGGAAGTGATAGTCTTTCAGTTCAACTAGTAGATGAAAAACACTGGGAAGATCTCTTCATCGTTATTGCTGTG AGCAAGGAGTGTTTAGAGAAAGTTACTCAAACAATATCTTTTCTTGCTCAACCACGAGAATCTCACTTGCTTTTGCTTACGG GAGAGGTGAAGAGGGATAGAGCTGCAAAGCTTTTGGGTTTGCGTGCATGCAATTTTCGGCCACGACACTCAAGCAAACTTGGAAATGAGTTTCGGGTGTTCACAAACTATGACCCTGGGGAGAGATTAGGAGGATGGGAGCAAGAATAA
- the LOC128036137 gene encoding uncharacterized protein LOC128036137 — MDQMLERLEQMQKDMQDKMQEQLDKIQQDALESQRIMSQLAQLLADKGKSPAINLGVDQEDPIYPPGFTPTSTQAELEMCPQRAPVTIGPQYRAGASVPMHFQVGSGSNPGDPTNPMVPNLDDMAEMEKVRMDLPKQLEDRCRWLEEKFRAMENTDYRCGVDAKDLSLVPDLVLPPKFKMPKFEKYNGTSCPEAHITMFCQRMMAYVNNDQLLIHYFQDSLIGSAAKWYNQLSRTKVSS, encoded by the coding sequence atggatcagatgttagaaaGGCTTGAacaaatgcaaaaggatatgcaagacAAGATGCAAGAACAAttggataaaatccaacaagacGCGCTAGAATCCCAGAGAATCATGAGCCAACTGGCGCAATTATTGGCTGATAAAGGAAAGAGCCCTGCAATTAATTTGGGAGTTGATCAGGAGGACCCTATTTATCCTCCAGGTTTTACCCCGACAAGCACTCAGGCAGAGCTAGAGATGTGCCCCCAAAGAGCACCTGTGACTATTGGACCTCAATATCGGGCCGGCGCCTCGGTACCAATGCACTTTCAAGTAGGCTCGGGTTCTAATCCCGGGGACCCTACCAACCCTATGGTCCCTAATCTCGATGACATGGCAGAAATGGAAAAAGTAAGAATGGACCTGCCAAAACAACTCGAGGACCGGTGTAGATGGCTAGAGGAGAAATTTAGAGCCATGGAGAACACCGACTACCGATGTGGAGTTGACGCCAAAGATTTAAGTTTGGTTCCTGATTTAGTGCTCCCTCCTAAATTCAAGATGCCGAAGTTTGAAAAGTACAACGGGACCAGTTGTCCTGAAGCTCATATAACTATGTTCTGTCAAAGAATGATGGCATACGTCAACAATGATCAACTATTAATCCATTACTTCCAGGACAGTTTGATCGGGTCTGCAGCCAAGTGGTACAACCAGCTGAGTCGTACTAAGGTTAGTTCATAG